Within the Pseudomonas fulva genome, the region CTGGCAGGGCGTTGTGATAAATCCATGGGGCGTTAATATCTGAACCGTGCTTAGGGACAAGCGCAGGTCGTCAGGGACAATGACCAGGACATCGCGGGACGCGATTCATCAGGATGATGAGTTGGGAGTTTCAGGGAATAGGGACAAAAGAGTGGGCGGGTAAAACCGCCCCTTTTTTTTGCCCGCAGAAAAGTTTCGGCGGCGCTGCCTGGTGATCGCACGCCCTAGCCACTTCAATCAGGCGCCCATGAAAAATGCCGCTCCCTCTCGGGTAGCGGCATCTTCGCTCGCGGCCGGTGCCGCCTCGCTCAGCGCTCGAGGTGCTGCAGCTTGTCTTTCACACCATCCCACTCTTCGGCATCGGGCAGGGCGTCTTTGCGCTCGGTGATGTTCGGCCAGACTTCCGCCAGTTCGGCGTTGAGCTCGATGTACTCCTGCATGCCATCGGGTATCTCGTCTTCGGAGAAGATGGCCTGCGCCGGGCACTCGGGCTCGCAGAGCGCGCAGTCGATGCATTCATCCGGGTGGATCACCAGGAAGTTCGGGCCCTCGTAGAAGCAGTCCACCGGACAGACTTCCACGCAGTCGGTGTACTTGCACTTGATGCAGTTGTCGGTGACGACGAAGGTCATTTCTAGTTTTCTCCTCGGGCTACGGCAGCGAGCGGTTTCTCAATAGGCCGCTCTCAGGCTCTGGAATGGGCTTGCGGGCCAGGCTAAAGGCCGCAGCGCTCCCGGAGCGCGCGGGATTCTATCAGCTAGTTGGCGCTGGCGTTAGACCCGCGCCTTCCATGCATATAACAGTTCGAGTGCCTTGCGCGGGCTAAGGTCATCCGGATCGACCAGCTGCAGCTCCTCCAATACCGGGTGCGGCAGGCTGGCGAACAGATCGCTCTGCATCGGTGCGGCGGATTTCCCGGCGCCCTGGGGCGGCAGGTCATGGGGCAGGCTGGTGGTTTCCAGGCGCGCCAGATGCTCGCGGGCACGCAGGATCACCGGGGCCGGCACGCCGGCCAGTTGCGCCACTGCCAGACCGTAGCTCTGGCTCGCCGGGCCGGGCAGCACGTGGTGCAGGAAGACGATGCGCTCGTTGTGCTCGGTGGCGTTGAGGTGCACGTTGGCCACCGCCGGCTGGCTTTCCGGCAGTACGGTCAGCTCGAAGTAATGGGTGGCGAACAGCGTGTAGGCACGCAGGCTGGCC harbors:
- the fdxA gene encoding ferredoxin FdxA, yielding MTFVVTDNCIKCKYTDCVEVCPVDCFYEGPNFLVIHPDECIDCALCEPECPAQAIFSEDEIPDGMQEYIELNAELAEVWPNITERKDALPDAEEWDGVKDKLQHLER